A genomic stretch from Microplitis mediator isolate UGA2020A chromosome 10, iyMicMedi2.1, whole genome shotgun sequence includes:
- the LOC130676120 gene encoding organic cation transporter protein-like, giving the protein MQLTKGEYLLQALDELETGSIFIWIVFSLNTATSLLNGLNSLSYVFIAEIPEYWCDIPELSEANWTIDQIKSISINNECQQYDYNYTHLVDLGYDKSVQYVNNLILMPNIIFCSSHMFNESGRSTIVNEWQLVCDKQLYRANTFLVYVFGKVLGNGILGIYADQYGRKKFLIIGVLLYIIVGPLSAFVPWFWAYVILKFLTGISIGAMYSTAYTLLSEAVKNQKRKILFAVVDSMYSVGIFCLISMAYFLPNWRHLQLTMACSSLPIIIVIFFLSESPRWLISQNRLDEAQQIIEKYHKSFMIPTHIEGNPTNERTLSSSDSPATLNESKGFFYRNFKSVKFLFTHSDLRKKILIMYLTNYVTAVVSYSLVFSIDNFKSNRYIYMSIVSVNEILAHMSISVVLMFLSCQKSIVITYTAGFILMMTILAVPEESKSIIMGLALVAKFFLSASFTINVIFISELFPSNVRNTAMGMNFVMGQFGSMTAPYIVDLLGYVAWWAPTTLCGSLTLVAGFFCLMIPQEI; this is encoded by the exons ATG CAATTAACAAAGGGAGAATATCTTTTACAAGCATTGGATGAACTGGAAACAGgttcaatatttatttggatTGTCTTTTCTCTTAATACTGCAACTTCATTATTAAATGGATTAAATTCCTTGTCTTATGTTTTCATCGCTGAG ATACCCGAATATTGGTGCGACATTCCAGAACTTTCGGAGGCCAATTGGACTATTGatcaaataaaaagtatttctaTAAATAACGAATGCCAACAGTATGATTACAATTATACACATCTCGTGGACTTGGGATACGATAAATCCGTACAATATGTCAATAATCTTATATTAATGCCAAATATAATATTCTGTTCATCACATATGTTCAATGAGAGCGGAAGGTCAACGATTGTTAATGAA TGGCAATTAGTTTGTGATAAACAACTATATCGAGCCAATACATTTCTAGTATATGTATTCGGGAAGGTTTTGGGTAATGGAATTTTGGGAATATATGCAGATCAATATGGacgaaagaaatttttgataattggtgtgctattatatattattgtcgGGCCTTTGAGTGCATTCGTACCATGGTTTTGGGcttatgttattttaaaattccttACAGGAATAAGTATAGGTGCTATGTATTCCACTGCGTACACTCTTT tgtcagaagctgtaaaaaatcaaaaaagaaAGATATTATTTGCTGTTGTCGATTCTATGTATTCAGTTGGAATTTTCTGTCTCATAAGTATGGCGTATTTTTTGCCTAATTGGAGACACTTACAACTGACAATGGCATGTTCCTCACTGCcaataattattgtgatttt CTTTTTATCAGAATCACCTCGATGGTTAATATCACAAAATCGTCTTGATGAAGCTCAGCAAATCATCGAAAAATATCACAAATCATTTATGATACCGACTCATATTGAAGGAAATCCAACAAATGAGCGAACATTGTCATCTTCAGATAGTCCTGCGACATTGAATGAATCTAAAGGTTTTTTCTATCGTAATTTCAAAagcgtaaaatttttatttacacattcggatttgagaaaaaaaattttgattatgtACTTAACAAATTATGTCACAGCAGTGGTCAGTTATTCACTTG tttttagTATCGATAATTTCAAATCAAACCGTTACATTTATATGTCAATAGTATCtgttaatgaaattttagCACATATGTCGATTTCAGTGGTCTTAATGTTTTTGAGCTGTCAAAAATCAATCGTTATAACGTATACAGCTGGATTTATATTAATGATGACAATTTTAGCTGTCCCCGAAGAAAGTAAAAGCATAATTATGGGATTAGCATtagtagcaaaattttttttgtcagcaaGTTTTACAATCAACGTAATATTTATTTCGGAATTGTTTCCCAGCAACGTTAGAAATACTGCTATGGGAATGAACTTTGTAATGGGACAATTTGGATCCATGACAGCACCATATATTGTTGATTTATTAGGCTACGTTGCTTGGTGGGCTCCTACTACACTTTGTGGTAGTTTAACACTAGTAGCtggatttttttgtctcatGATACctcaagaaatttaa
- the LOC130676119 gene encoding organic cation transporter protein-like: MEAKNKFIQQEKYLLRAMDEIGQGSKLLWIVFFVCILVSLINGLNSMSYVFIAEIPDYWCSILELNNANWTINQIKNISIINKCRKYDYNYTHLAGLGYEEATNYIKDIKFNTSVISCSSVVFDTSGRSTIVNDWQLVCDRELYRANTFLVYALGKISGTGLLGIFADKYGRKKSLIIGLILQIIASPLSAVVPWFWSYLIFKYITGISVGAMYSSAYTILSEIAKNNKRKLLGAIIDSMYPMGTFTLIILAFSFQNWRHLHLGMSSLALLLVIVIWFVPESPRWLISRGRLDEAQKIIEKYHKLFSISPTLETENLMAALTSLESPIILKTNKGFLHRNFESLKILFLHPDFRKKILIMYFIHYVTTAVSYSLVFSVDNFKLDRYIYMSIVAVNEILAHMTASVLVIFLGSKRANIMLYGLGSVCMLSIIAIPEGNKITIMGVALMSKFCLSATYTVNMLLNSELFPTIARNTALGTSLVLAQVGSLTAPYIVDILGKVVWWAPTTLCSILAFISGLICFMIPQNN, translated from the exons atggaagccaaaaataaatttattcaacaagaGAAGTATCTCTTACGGGCTATGGATGAGATTGGTCAAGGTTCTAAACTGCTTTGGATTGTTTTTTTCGTATGTATTTTAGTATCTTTGATAAATGGATTAAATTCAATGTCTTACGTTTTCATTGCTGAg ATACCCGATTATTGGTGCTCTATTCTGGAACTTAATAATGCTAATTGGActataaatcaaattaaaaatatttctataattaataaatgccGAAAATATGATTATAACTACACACATCTTGCGGGTTTGGGGTATGAAGAAGCCACAAACTATATCaaagatattaaattcaatACCAGTGTTATTTCTTGTTCATCAGTTGTATTTGATACGAGCGGAAGGTCAACAATTGTCAATGAC tggcAGTTAGTGTGCGATAGAGAATTGTATCGAGCAAATACATTTTTAGTATATGCATTGGGAAAAATTTCTGGCACAGGACTTTTAGGAATATTTGCAGATAAATACGGGCGAAAAAAGTCATTGATAATTGGTttaatattacaaattattgCTAGTCCTTTAAGTGCAGTAGTTCCATGGTTTTGGTCTTATCTTATCTTTAAATACATTACAGGAATAAGTGTGGGTGCTATGTATTCATCAGCATACACTATTC tatcagaaattgcaaaaaataataaaaggaaGTTATTAGGAGCCATCATCGATTCAATGTATCCGATGGGGACATTTACTTTGATAATTCTTgctttttcttttcaaaattggCGACATTTACACCTGGGAATGTCATCTCTTGCCCTTTTACTGGTTATCGTtatttg GTTTGTACCCGAATCCCCACGATGGTTGATATCACGAGGTCGTCTCGATgaagctcaaaaaattattgaaaaatatcataaattattttctatctcACCGACTCTTgaaacagaaaatttaatggctGCATTGACATCACTTGAAAGtccaataatattaaaaacaaataaaggTTTTTTACATCGAAATTtcgaaagtttaaaaatattatttttacatccagattttagaaaaaaaattttgattatgtATTTCATTCATTACGTTACCACAGCCGTCAGTTATTCATTGG ttttttcagtCGACAATTTCAAATTAGAccgttatatttatatgtcaATAGTTGCCGTTAATGAAATATTAGCACACATGACAGCTTCAGTTTTGGTAATATTTTTAGGTAGTAAAAGAGCAAATATTATGCTTTATGGACTTGGATCTGTCTGTATGCTATCGATCATCGCTATTCctgaaggaaataaaattacaataatggGAGTGGCATTAATGTCGAAATTTTGTTTATCAGCAACTTATACTGTCAACATGCTACTTAATTCGGAATTATTTCCAACCATCGCGAGGAACACAGCTTTAGGAACAAGTTTAGTATTGGCACAAGTTGGTTCTCTGACAGCACCATATATTGTTGATATACTGGGAAAAGTTGTTTGGTGGGCACCTACTACACTTTGTAGTATTTTAGCTTTTATATCTGGACTCATTTGTTTCATGATACCTCAAAACAATTag
- the LOC130675574 gene encoding organic cation transporter protein-like has product MENEKNQEKCLVRTLDELGRSSKLLWVVFIVSALASLTNGLHSMSYVFIAEVPIYRCSIPELKNANWTDEQIKNISIIDDCQKYDYNYTYLASLRHEEAIEYVKDIEFNTSVVSCSSIVLDKSERSTIVDEWQLVCDRNLYRANTFFVFAFGRLLGFGILGMYADKYGRKKSLIIGLILQIIVVPSSAVTPWFSGYIFLKLITGIGVGALYSSGYTILSEVANDSRRKILGVFTDVMYPVGTCIVVTLAYFITNWRYLQMTLAVFTIPLMILIWIMPESPQWLISQNRHDKAQKVIQKYCKDIIAPTLVPENLTRESIPTESTKNSQYKILIHRYFESMRILFTNPSLRKNIIIMYFSFFVSISVGYSLIFSVDTFNINRYIYMATAASSEILALMTVPVILIFLSCQNATVVIYVTASICMFSIVVIPRDEIYIVLGLTMLSKFCLTACFTTIMLLSSELFPPSVRNSSLGTSLLMGQVGCMTAPYIVDLLGKIAWWAPNTLCGTLTLIAGLLILVISKKELNNNDSNSNSEEEMKI; this is encoded by the exons atggaaaatgaaaaaaaccaaGAAAAATGTCTTGTACGAACTTTGGATGAACTTGGGCGTAGTTCTAAGCTTTTATGGGTCGTCTTTATTGTTAGTGCTTTAGCGTCATTAACAAATGGATTACATTCAATGTCTTACGTTTTCATTGCTGAG GTACCCATTTATCGATGCTCGATTCCGGAGCTAAAAAATGCAAATTGGACAGatgaacaaattaaaaatatctcaatAATTGACGACTGCcaaaaatatgattataattatacatatctCGCGAGTTTGAGGCATGAAGAAGCGATAGAATATGTAAAAGATATCGAATTTAATACCAGTGTTGTTTCTTGTTCATCAATTGTTCTCGATAAAAGCGAAAGATCAACGATTGTCGATGAG tggCAATTAGTCTGTGACAGAAACTTATATCGAgcaaatacattttttgtatttgcATTTGGAAGGCTTTTAGGTTTTGGAATTTTGGGAATGTACGCAGACAAATATGGAAGGAAAAAGTCATTGATTATTGGCttaatattacaaataattgttGTACCTTCAAGTGCAGTAACCCCATGGTTTTcgggttatatttttctaaaattaataaccGGAATAGGTGTGGGTGCTTTGTATTCGTCTGGATATACAATTT TGTCAGAAGTTGCAAATGATAGCAGGAGAAAGATATTGGGCGTTTTTACTGATGTTATGTATCCTGTTGGAACTTGTATTGTTGTAACTCTTgcttattttataacaaactGGCGATACCTACAAATGACACTAGCAGTATTTACTATTCCGTTGATGATTCTTATTTG GATCATGCCCGAATCACCGCAGTGGTTGATATCACAAAATCGTCATGATAAAGCACAGAAAGTAATCcaaaaatattgtaaagaTATAATCGCACCGACTCTAGTTCCAGAAAATCTAACGCGTGAATCGATACCAACAGAAAGCACGAAAAATAgtcaatacaaaattttaattcatcgaTATTTTGAAAGTATGAGAATTCTTTTTACAAATCCTAGCTtgcgaaaaaatataataattatgtatttCTCATTCTTCGTTTCTATATCGGTTGGATATTCTCTca tATTTTCAGTAGACACATTCAATATTAatcgttatatttatatggcAACAGCAGCAAGTTCTGAAATACTAGCACTCATGACAGTTCCAGTGATTCTGATATTTTTGAGTTGCCAGAATGCGACCGTTGTTATATATGTAACTGCATCTATTTGTATGTTTTCGATAGTAGTAATTCCTAgagatgaaatatatatagttttagGATTGACAATGTTATCGAAATTTTGCTTGACAGCATGTTTTACTACCATCATGTTATTATCCTCGGAACTGTTTCCCCCAAGTGTTAGAAATTCCTCCCTTGGAACAAGCTTACTTATGGGACAAGTTGGGTGTATGACTGCACCATATATTGTTGATTTACTGGGCAAAATCGCCTGGTGGGCTCCAAATACACTTTGTGGTACTTTAACACTCATAGCGGGACTTTTAATTCTTGTAATATCTAAAAAAgaactaaataataatgacagcAATTCTAATTCCGAagaagaaatgaaaatatag
- the LOC130676076 gene encoding organic cation transporter protein-like isoform X1 has protein sequence MVTNKKDNKVQEKLILQALDELGQSSQLLWIVLFASILVSLINGLNTMSYIFIAEVPHYWCAIPELTNVNWTDDQIKNISIIDECQKYDYNYTYLASLRHEEAIEYVEDIEFNTSVVSCSSFVFDNSGRSTIVNEWQLVCDRKVYRANTFLAYAFGKLIGGGILGIAADKYGRKRALIIGLLLQTVAMPLSALVPWFWVYIVFKFLVGASVSSMYSTAYTILSEIATSRRKKVFGAIIDSMFQIGTLVLISIAYFSSDWRHLQLILSLFTLLLVIIIWFVPESPRWLMSQNRHDEAEKLIEKYYKTINQLSVTTEDPMRTFLPLEKCVLTNNPKKGLKRYFGKSSILFSDPILRKNIIIMYYTFFATFSVSYYLILNIDIFETNRYIYSSIGAIIELIALTCVPAILMFFSCQKASVLLHVILSISMLSIVTISKENIYTAMVMTMISKFFSTACFTTIALFCLELFPPGVRNSAFGTSLVMGQIGSMTAPYIVDLLGQVSWWAPPALCATLSFTTGLFILILPKNELHNKNNIKIKDEIPLKNNRT, from the exons atggtGACTAATAAGAAAGACAACAAAGTTCAAGAGAAGCTTATTTTACAAGCTTTAGATGAACTTGGACAAAGTTCACAACTTCTTTGGATCGTTTTATTCGCTAGTATCTTAGTGTCATTGATAAACGGATTAAATACGATGTCTTATATATTCATTGCTGAg GTACCTCATTATTGGTGCGCTATTCCGGAGCTTACAAATGTGAATTGGACGGATgaccaaattaaaaatatttctataatCGATGAATGCCAAAagtatgattataattatacatatctCGCGAGTTTAAGGCATGAAGAAGCGATAGAATATGTAGAAGATATTGAATTTAATACCAGTGTTGTTTCTTGTTCATCGTTTGTATTTGATAATAGCGGAAGGTCGACGATTGTCAATGAA TGGCAATTAGTCTGTGACAGAAAAGTGTATAGAGCAAATACATTTCTTGCATACGCATTTGGAAAACTGATAGGTGGTGGAATTTTGGGAATAGCCGCGGATAAATACGGAAGAAAACGAGCATTAATTATCGGCTTATTGTTACAAACTGTTGCCATGCCATTATCTGCATTAGTTCCATGGTTCTGGGTTTATATAGTCTTCAAATTTCTTGTAGGCGCAAGCGTTAGCTCTATGTATTCAACAGCTTATACAATAT TGTCGGAAATTGCTACAAGTCGCAGAAAAAAGGTATTCGGTGCTATTATTGATTCAATGTTTCAAATTGGAACTTTAGTTCTTATAAGTATTGCATATTTCTCATCAGATTGGCGACATTTGCAATTAATACTgtcattatttactttattattagtaattattatttg GTTTGTGCCAGAGTCGCCAAGATGGTTGATGTCACAAAATCGTCATGACGAAGCAGaaaaattaatcgaaaaatattataaaactattaatCAACTGTCTGTTACCACAGAAGATCCAATGCGAACATTCTTACCACTAGAAAAATGTGTATTGACAAATAACCCAAAAAAAGGTTTAAAACGATATTTTGGAAAgtcatcaattttattctcagatccaattttgagaaaaaatataattattatgtacTATACATTTTTTGCCACTTTTTCAGTCAGTTATTATCtca TTCTCAATATTGATATATTCGAAACTAATCGTTATATCTATTCATCAATAGGAgcaattattgaattaatagCACTCACATGTGTTCCAGCGATTCTGATGTTTTTCAGTTGCCAAAAAGCAAGTGTTCTACTTCACGTAATTTTGTCTATTTCTATGCTATCAATCGTAActatttcaaaagaaaatatatatacagctATGGTAATGACAatgatatcaaaatttttctcaacaGCATGTTTTACGACCATCGCGTTATTTTGCTTAGAATTATTCCCCCCAGGTGTTAGAAATTCCGCTTTTGGAACAAGTTTGGTCATGGGACAAATTGGATCAATGACAGCACCATATATTGTTGATTTGCTTGGTCAAGTTTCCTGGTGGGCACCCCCTGCACTTTGTGCTACTTTATCCTTCACAACTGGACTTTTTATCCTTATACTCCCTAAAAATGAgctacataataaaaataatatcaagatTAAAGATGAAATTCCACTTAAGAATAATAGAACTtga
- the LOC130676076 gene encoding organic cation transporter protein-like isoform X2, translating to MVTNKKDNKVQEKLILQALDELGQSSQLLWIVLFASILVSLINGLNTMSYIFIAEVPHYWCAIPELTNVNWTDDQIKNISIIDECQKYDYNYTYLASLRHEEAIEYVEDIEFNTSVVSCSSFVFDNSGRSTIVNEWQLVCDRKVYRANTFLAYAFGKLIGGGILGIAADKYGRKRALIIGLLLQTVAMPLSALVPWFWVYIVFKFLVGASVSSMYSTAYTILSEIATSRRKKVFGAIIDSMFQIGTLVLISIAYFSSDWRHLQLILSLFTLLLVIIIWFVPESPRWLMSQNRHDEAEKLIEKYYKTINQLSVTTEDPMRTFLPLEKCVLTNNPKKGLKRYFGKSSILFSDPILRKNIIIMYYTFFATFSVSYYLILNIDIFETNRYIYSSIGAIIELIALTCVPAILMFFSCQKASVLLHVILSISMLSIVTISKENIYTAMVLEIPLLEQVWSWDKLDQ from the exons atggtGACTAATAAGAAAGACAACAAAGTTCAAGAGAAGCTTATTTTACAAGCTTTAGATGAACTTGGACAAAGTTCACAACTTCTTTGGATCGTTTTATTCGCTAGTATCTTAGTGTCATTGATAAACGGATTAAATACGATGTCTTATATATTCATTGCTGAg GTACCTCATTATTGGTGCGCTATTCCGGAGCTTACAAATGTGAATTGGACGGATgaccaaattaaaaatatttctataatCGATGAATGCCAAAagtatgattataattatacatatctCGCGAGTTTAAGGCATGAAGAAGCGATAGAATATGTAGAAGATATTGAATTTAATACCAGTGTTGTTTCTTGTTCATCGTTTGTATTTGATAATAGCGGAAGGTCGACGATTGTCAATGAA TGGCAATTAGTCTGTGACAGAAAAGTGTATAGAGCAAATACATTTCTTGCATACGCATTTGGAAAACTGATAGGTGGTGGAATTTTGGGAATAGCCGCGGATAAATACGGAAGAAAACGAGCATTAATTATCGGCTTATTGTTACAAACTGTTGCCATGCCATTATCTGCATTAGTTCCATGGTTCTGGGTTTATATAGTCTTCAAATTTCTTGTAGGCGCAAGCGTTAGCTCTATGTATTCAACAGCTTATACAATAT TGTCGGAAATTGCTACAAGTCGCAGAAAAAAGGTATTCGGTGCTATTATTGATTCAATGTTTCAAATTGGAACTTTAGTTCTTATAAGTATTGCATATTTCTCATCAGATTGGCGACATTTGCAATTAATACTgtcattatttactttattattagtaattattatttg GTTTGTGCCAGAGTCGCCAAGATGGTTGATGTCACAAAATCGTCATGACGAAGCAGaaaaattaatcgaaaaatattataaaactattaatCAACTGTCTGTTACCACAGAAGATCCAATGCGAACATTCTTACCACTAGAAAAATGTGTATTGACAAATAACCCAAAAAAAGGTTTAAAACGATATTTTGGAAAgtcatcaattttattctcagatccaattttgagaaaaaatataattattatgtacTATACATTTTTTGCCACTTTTTCAGTCAGTTATTATCtca TTCTCAATATTGATATATTCGAAACTAATCGTTATATCTATTCATCAATAGGAgcaattattgaattaatagCACTCACATGTGTTCCAGCGATTCTGATGTTTTTCAGTTGCCAAAAAGCAAGTGTTCTACTTCACGTAATTTTGTCTATTTCTATGCTATCAATCGTAActatttcaaaagaaaatatatatacagctATG GTGTTAGAAATTCCGCTTTTGGAACAAGTTTGGTCATGGGACAAATTGGATCAATGA
- the LOC130676077 gene encoding organic cation transporter protein-like isoform X1 — MKTKEDKENQEKFILQALDELGQSSQLLWIVLFASILVSLINGLNTMSYIFIAEVPNYWCSIPELKNANWTDEQIKNISIIDECQKYDYNYTYLANSGYEEAIEYVKNSEFNTSVVSCSSFVFDNSGRSTIVNDWQLVCDRKVYRANTFLVYAFGKLVGDGTLGAVADKYGRKRALIIGVLLQTIAVSSCALVPWFWAYIILRFILGLSVSSMYSSAYTILSEITKSHRKNVFGAIIDSMFTIGSLILISIAYFLLDWRHLQLVLSSFTVALIILIWFVPESPRWLISKNRHDEAQKIIEKYYKAINSPSLIIESPTLTLLPLEKSTPEQNSKKGLKRYFGKSTILFSDPILRKKIFSMYYVFSVAFSLYYYLVFNIDLFETNRYIYSAIGAIFELMSVFSVPIILSKLSCQKASAILLIVASIFILSSVAIPEGKINIIMGMTMISKFFITACFTVIFLYCLESFPPGVRNSAFGTSLLMGQIGSMTAPYIVDLLGQVSWWAPPALCATLSFTTGLFIFIIPKNELNNENDINTEEEIPLKNRT; from the exons aTGAAAACTAAAGAAGACAAAGAAAATCAAGAGAAGTTTATTTTACAAGCTTTAGATGAACTTGGACAAAGTTCACAACTTCTTTGGATCGTTTTATTCGCTAGTATTTTAGTCTCATTGATAAATGGATTAAATACGATGTCTTATATATTCATTGCTGAG gTACCCAATTATTGGTGCTCTATTCCGGAGCTTAAAAATGCGAATTGGACAGatgaacaaattaaaaatatttctataatCGACGAATGCCAAAAGtatgattataattacacGTATCTCGCGAATTCGGGATATGAAGAAGCCATAGAATATGTCAAAAATAGTGAATTCAATACCAGTGTTGTTTCTTGTTCGTCGTTTGTATTTGATAATAGCGGAAGGTCGACAATTGTCAATGAC TGGCAACTGGTCTGCGATAGAAAAGTGTATAGAGCAAATACATTTCTTGTATATGCATTTGGAAAACTTGTTGGTGATGGAACTTTGGGAGCAGTCGCAGATAAATATGGAAGAAAACGAGCATTAATTATTGGAGTATTGTTACAAACTATTGCAGTTTCATCATGTGCATTAGTTCCATGGTTTTGGGcgtatattattttacgatttatTTTAGGATTAAGCGTTAGTTCTATGTATTCATCAGCATACACAATTC TGTCGGAAATTACCAAAAGTCACAGAAAAAATGTGTTCGGCGCCATTATTGATTCAATGTTTACAATTGGTTCTTTAATTCTTATAAGTAtcgcttattttttattagattgGCGACATTTGCAATTAGTACTATCATCTTTTACTGTTGCATTAATAATTCTTATttg GTTTGTGCCAGAGTCACCACGGTGGttaatatcaaaaaatcgtcATGATGAAGCCCAGAAAATAATCGAGAAATATTACAAAGCTATTAATTCACCTTCTCTTATTATAGAAAGCCCAACACTGACATTATTACCATTAGAAAAATCTACACCCGAACAAAATTCTAAGAAAGGTTTGAAACGATATTTTGGAAAAtcgacaattttattttcagatcctatattaagaaaaaaaatttttagcatgTATTATGTGTTCTCTGTTGCTTTTTCACTTTATTACTACCTTg ttttCAATATTGATCTTTTTGAAACTAATCGTTATATATATTCAGCAATAGGAGCAATTTTCGAACTAATGTCAGTTTTTTCAGTTCCAAtaattttgtcaaaattaagTTGCCAAAAAGCAAGTGCTATACTTCTCATTGTTGCGTCGATTTTTATTCTATCGTCTGTAGCAATTCCGGAAggcaaaataaatataattatgggaatgacaatgatatcaaaattttttataacagcATGTTTTACTGTTATCTTCTTATATTGCTTAGAATCATTCCCCCCAGGTGTTAGAAATTCGGCTTTTGGTACAAGTTTACTTATGGGCCAAATTGGATCAATGACAGCACCATATATTGTTGATTTGCTTGGTCAAGTTTCCTGGTGGGCACCCCCTGCACTTTGTGCTACTTTATCATTTACAACAGgacttttcatttttataataccCAAAAATGaactaaataatgaaaatgataTCAACACTGAAGAAGAAATACCACTGAAGAATAGAacttag
- the LOC130676077 gene encoding organic cation transporter protein-like isoform X2, with translation MKTKEDKENQEKFILQALDELGQSSQLLWIVLFASILVSLINGLNTMSYIFIAEVPNYWCSIPELKNANWTDEQIKNISIIDECQKYDYNYTYLANSGYEEAIEYVKNSEFNTSVVSCSSFVFDNSGRSTIVNDWQLVCDRKVYRANTFLVYAFGKLVGDGTLGAVADKYGRKRALIIGVLLQTIAVSSCALVPWFWAYIILRFILGLSVSSMYSSAYTILSEITKSHRKNVFGAIIDSMFTIGSLILISIAYFLLDWRHLQLVLSSFTVALIILIWFVPESPRWLISKNRHDEAQKIIEKYYKAINSPSLIIESPTLTLLPLEKSTPEQNSKKACIMCSLLLFHFITTLFSILIFLKLIVIYIQQ, from the exons aTGAAAACTAAAGAAGACAAAGAAAATCAAGAGAAGTTTATTTTACAAGCTTTAGATGAACTTGGACAAAGTTCACAACTTCTTTGGATCGTTTTATTCGCTAGTATTTTAGTCTCATTGATAAATGGATTAAATACGATGTCTTATATATTCATTGCTGAG gTACCCAATTATTGGTGCTCTATTCCGGAGCTTAAAAATGCGAATTGGACAGatgaacaaattaaaaatatttctataatCGACGAATGCCAAAAGtatgattataattacacGTATCTCGCGAATTCGGGATATGAAGAAGCCATAGAATATGTCAAAAATAGTGAATTCAATACCAGTGTTGTTTCTTGTTCGTCGTTTGTATTTGATAATAGCGGAAGGTCGACAATTGTCAATGAC TGGCAACTGGTCTGCGATAGAAAAGTGTATAGAGCAAATACATTTCTTGTATATGCATTTGGAAAACTTGTTGGTGATGGAACTTTGGGAGCAGTCGCAGATAAATATGGAAGAAAACGAGCATTAATTATTGGAGTATTGTTACAAACTATTGCAGTTTCATCATGTGCATTAGTTCCATGGTTTTGGGcgtatattattttacgatttatTTTAGGATTAAGCGTTAGTTCTATGTATTCATCAGCATACACAATTC TGTCGGAAATTACCAAAAGTCACAGAAAAAATGTGTTCGGCGCCATTATTGATTCAATGTTTACAATTGGTTCTTTAATTCTTATAAGTAtcgcttattttttattagattgGCGACATTTGCAATTAGTACTATCATCTTTTACTGTTGCATTAATAATTCTTATttg GTTTGTGCCAGAGTCACCACGGTGGttaatatcaaaaaatcgtcATGATGAAGCCCAGAAAATAATCGAGAAATATTACAAAGCTATTAATTCACCTTCTCTTATTATAGAAAGCCCAACACTGACATTATTACCATTAGAAAAATCTACACCCGAACAAAATTCTAAGAAAG catgTATTATGTGTTCTCTGTTGCTTTTTCACTTTATTACTACCTTg ttttCAATATTGATCTTTTTGAAACTAATCGTTATATATATTCAGCAATAG